Proteins co-encoded in one Callospermophilus lateralis isolate mCalLat2 chromosome 2, mCalLat2.hap1, whole genome shotgun sequence genomic window:
- the LOC143390494 gene encoding olfactory receptor 8K3-like produces the protein MDKHNLTMLKEFILMGITDVPELQAPLFVIFLIVYMISIVGNLGLIILTNIDAHLHIPMYFFLRHLSFTDLGYSTAVGPKMLVDFVAEQTTISYSWCATQLTFFSVFIISEIFILSTMAYDRYVAICNPLLYTVIMSQALCHVLVAITYLYSVFLSLLTIIKIFTSPFCGQNAIRHFYCDSLPLISLLCSDTHEIRLIILIFSTFNLVSSLLIILVSYILILVTILRMNSAEGKYKAFSTCGSHLTAVMVFYGTLFFMYVQPKSSHSFDTDKVFSVFYTLVIPMLNPMIYSFRNKEVKNALQRTWKLCTHILFKN, from the coding sequence ATGGACAAGCACAATCTAACAATGTTGAAAGAATTTATCTTAATGGGAATCACAGACGTCCCTGAACTGCAGGCTCCATTATTTGTGATTTTCCTCATTGTGTACATGATCTCCATAGTTGGTAACTTGGGCTTGATTATCCTCACCAATATAGATGCACACTTGCACATACCCATGTACTTTTTCCTCAGACACTTGTCTTTCACAGATCTTGGTTATTCAACAGCCGTGGGACCCAAAATGTTAGTAGATTTTGTTGCCGAGCAAACTACGATATCCTACTCTTGGTGTGCTACTCAACTCACCTTCTTCAGTGTGTTCATTATTAGTGAAATTTTCATTCTGTCAACaatggcctatgaccgctatgtggccatctgtaACCCCTTGCTCTACACAGTCATCATGTCACAAGCATTGTGTCATGTGCTGGTGGCAATCACTTATCTCTACAGTGTCTTTTTATCTTTGCTGACCATCATAAAAATTTTCACTTCTCCATTTTGTGGACAAAATGCCATCAGGCATTTTTACTGTGATAGTCTGCCTTTGATATCTTTGCTGTGCTCAGACACACATGAAATTAGGCTGATCATTCtaatattttcaactttcaaTTTGGTTTCATCTCTTCTGATAATCCTTGTCTCCTACATTCTGATCCTTGTCACCATCCTCAGGATGAACTCTGCAGAAGGCAAGTACaaggccttctccacctgtgggtCTCACCTGACAGCTGTAATGGTATTCTATGGGACTCTGTTCTTTATGTATGTGCAGCCTAAGTCCAGCCATTCCTTTGACACTGATAAAGTGTTCTCTGTATTTTATACTCTGGTGATACCCATGTTAAATCCCATGATCTATAGTTTCAGGAATAAAGAAGTGAAAAATGCCCTACAGAGAACCTGGAAACTGTGTACACATATtctgtttaaaaattaa
- the LOC143391792 gene encoding olfactory receptor 8K3-like, with the protein MRKENLTLLDEFILMGITDHPELLAPFFGLFLIIYVISLLGNVGMIILTQVDSRLQTPMYFFLRHLACIDLGYSTAVGPKMLVNFVANQNTIPYNWCATQLAFFIMFIISELFILAAMAYDRYVAICNPLLYTVIMSRRVCWVLVVIPYLYSASLSLVTTIKIFISTFCGNNVISHFYCDSLPLLTLICSNTQEIELIILIFSAFNLVSSVLIVLISYILILLAILRMNSAEGKSKAFSTCGSHLTVVVILYGTLFFMYVQPKSSHSFDTDKMASLFYTLVIPMLNPMIYSLRNKEVKGAIQRIWKNLCKLSI; encoded by the coding sequence ATGAGGAAAGAAAATCTTACACTGCTGGACGAATTCATCTTAATGGGCATCACAGACCACCCTGAGCTTCTGGCTCCCTTCTTTGGGCTGTTTctcatcatctatgtgatctcACTGCTGGGCAATGTGGGCATGATCATCCTCACCCAGGTGGACTCCAGGCTACAAACACCCATGTACTTTTTTCTCAGGCATCTGGCTTGCATTGATCTTGGTTATTCAACAGCTGTGGGACCTAAAATGTTGGTAAATTTTGTAGCTAATCAAAACACAATTCCCTACAATTGGTGTGCTACACAATTAGCTTTCTTTATCATGTTCATCATTAGTGAGCTTTTCATTCTCGCAGCAATGGCttatgaccgctatgtggccatctgcaaCCCTCTGCTCTACACAGTCATCATGTCAAGAAGAGTTTGCTGGGTGCTGGTGGTAATCCCCTATCTCTACAGTGCCTCTCTGTCTCTGGTAACCaccataaaaatttttatctCAACCTTCTGTGGCAATAATGTTATTAGTCATTTCTATTGTGACAGTCTTCCCTTGTTAACTTTGATTTGCTCAAATACACAAGAGATTGAGTTAATAATATTGATCTTTTCAGCATTTAATTTGGTTTCATCTGTTCTGATAGTCCTTATCTCCTACATTCTGATCCTCCTGGCCATTCTCAGAATGAACTCTGCAGAGGGCAAGAGtaaagccttctccacctgtgggtCTCACCTGACAGTGGTAGTCATATTATATGGGACTCTATTCTTCATGTATGTGCAGCCCAAATCCAGTCACTCCTTTGATACTGACAAGATGGCCTCTTTATTTTACACCCTGGTGATACCCATGCTGAATCCCATGATTTATAGTTTAAGAAATAAAGAGGTGAAAGGTGCCATACAGAGGATTTGGAAAAATCTATGCAAACTTTCTATTTAA
- the LOC143391793 gene encoding olfactory receptor 5M10-like has protein sequence MSSSNHTVGMAFILLGLTDDPVLEKVLFGVFLVVYLLTLAGNLCLIALISSSPHLHTPMYFFLGHLSFVDICYSSNITPNMLHDFLSEDKTISYAGCFAQCLLFIALVITEFYLLASMALDRYVAICSPLHYSSRMSRSVCISLVTFPYVSGSLHGLSQALLTFHLSFCGSLEINHFYCADPPLLLLACSDTHVKKMAMFVVAGFTLSSSLSVILLSYLFIVAAILRIRSAEGRRKAFSTCGSHLTTVTIFYGTLFCMYLRSPSEKSVEESKVIAVFYAFLSPMLNPLIYSLRNKDVIRAMRGVIKGNFFQKVAL, from the coding sequence ATGTCCTCCTCAAACCATACTGTGGGGATGGCATTCATTCTCTTGGGACTGACAGATGACCCAGTGCTGGAGAAGGTCCTGTTTGGGGTGTTTCTGGTGGTCTACCTACTCACACTGGCAGGAAACCTGTGCTTGATTGCACTGATCAGCAGCAGTCCCCACCTGCACactcccatgtacttcttcctcggcCACCTCTCCTTTGTAGACATCTGCTATTCCTCCAACATCACTCCCAACATGCTGCATGATTTCCTCTCAGAGGACAAGACCATTTCCTATGCCGGGTGCTTTGCTCAGTGTCTCCTCTTCATTGCACTGGTGATCACTGAGTTTTACCTCCTTGCTTCCATGGCCCTggaccgctatgtggccatctgcagCCCTCTGCATTACAGCTCCAGGATGTCCAGGAGCGTCTGCATCTCCCTGGTCACCTTCCCTTATGTGTCTGGCTCCCTTCATGGGCTGTCTCAGGCACTGCTGACTTTCCACCTGTCCTTCTGTGGCTCCCTGGAGATCAACCACTTCTACTGTGCAGACCCTCCCCTGCTCCTGCTGGCCTGCTCTGACACCCACGTCAAGAAGATGGCCATGTTTGTGGTGGCTGGCTTCACTCTCTCCAGCTCGCTCTCAGTCATTCTCCTGTCCTACCTCTTCATTGTTGCAGCCATCCTGAGGATCCGTTCTGCTGAAGGCAGGCGCAAAGCCTTCTCCACTTGTGGCTCCCACCTGACGACAGTCACCATATTTTATGGGACACTGTTCTGCATGTACTTAAGGTCCCCCTCAGAGAAGTCTGTAGAAGAGTCCAAAGTCATTGCAGTTTTCTATGCTTTCTTGAGCCCCATGCTGAACCCTCTGATCTATAGCCTCAGGAACAAGGATGTCATTCGCGCCATGAGAGGGGTGATCAAGGGAAATTTCTTTCAGAAAGTGGCACTTTAG
- the LOC143391794 gene encoding olfactory receptor 5M10-like: protein MSSSNHTVGMAFILLGLTDDPVLEKVLFGVFLVVYLLTLAGNLCMIALISSSPHLHTPMYFFLGHLSFVDICYSSNITPNMLHDFLSEDKTISYAGCFTQCLLFIALVITEFYLLASMALDRYVAICSPLHYSSRMSRSVCISLVTFPYVSGSLHGLSQALLTFHLSFCGSLEINHFYCADPPLLLLACSDTHVKKMAMFVVAGFTLSSSLSVILLSYLFIVAAILRIRSAEGRRKAFSTCGSHLTTVTIFYGTLFCMYLRPPSEKSIEQSKVIAVFYTFLSPMLNPLIYSLRNKDVIRAMRGVIKGNFFQKMAL from the coding sequence ATGTCCTCCTCAAACCACACTGTGGGGATGGCATTCATTCTCTTGGGACTGACAGATGACCCAGTGCTGGAGAAGGTCCTGTTTGGGGTGTTTCTAGTGGTCTACCTACTCACACTGGCAGGAAACCTGTGTATGATTGCACTGATCAGCAGCAGTCCCCACCTGCACactcccatgtacttcttccttggCCACCTCTCCTTTGTAGACATCTGCTATTCCTCCAACATCACTCCCAACATGCTGCATGATTTCCTCTCAGAGGACAAGACCATTTCCTATGCTGGGTGCTTCACTCAGTGTCTCCTCTTCATTGCTCTGGTGATCACTGAGTTTTACCTCCTTGCTTCCATGGCCCTggaccgctatgtggccatctgcagCCCTCTGCATTACAGCTCCAGGATGTCCAGGAGCGTCTGCATCTCCCTGGTCACCTTCCCTTATGTGTCTGGCTCCCTTCATGGGCTGTCTCAGGCACTGCTGACTTTCCACCTGTCCTTCTGTGGCTCCCTGGAGATCAACCACTTCTACTGTGCAGACCCTCCCCTGCTCCTGCTGGCCTGCTCTGACACCCACGTCAAGAAGATGGCCATGTTTGTGGTGGCTGGCTTCACTCTCTCCAGCTCGCTCTCAGTCATTCTCCTGTCCTACCTCTTCATTGTTGCAGCCATCCTGAGGATCCGTTCTGCTGAAGGCAGGCGCAAAGCCTTCTCCACTTGTGGCTCCCACCTGACGACAGTCACCATATTTTATGGGACACTTTTCTGCATGTACTTAAGGCCCCCCTCAGAGAAGTCCATAGAGCAGTCCAAAGTCATTGCTGTTTTTTATACTTTCTTGAGCCCCATGCTGAACCCTCTGATCTATAGCCTCAGGAACAAGGATGTCATCCGTGCCATGAGAGGTGTGATCAAGGGAAATTTCTTTCAGAAAATGGCACTTTAG
- the LOC143391795 gene encoding olfactory receptor 5M10-like, with translation MSSPNHTLGTAFTLMGLTDDPVLEKVLFGVFLVVYLLTLAGNLCLIALISSSPHLHTPMYFFLGHLSFVDICYSSNITPNMLHDFLSEDKTISYAGCFTQCLLFIALVITELYLLASMALDRYVAICSPLHYSSRMSRNVCISLVTVPYVSGSIHGLSQALLTFHLSFCGSLEINHFYCADPPLLLLACSDTHVKKMAMFVVAGFTLSSSLSVILLSYLFIVAAILRIRSAEGRRKAFSTCGSHLTTVTIFYGTLFCMYLRPPSENSIEQSKVIAVFYTFLSPILNPLIYSLRNKDVIRAMRGVIKGNFFQKMAL, from the coding sequence atgtccTCCCCAAACCACACTCTAGGCACTGCATTCACTCTCATGGGACTGACAGATGACCCAGTGCTAGAGAAGGTCCTGTTTGGGGTGTTTCTGGTGGTCTACCTACTCACACTGGCAGGAAACCTGTGCTTGATTGCACTGATCAGCAGCAGTCCCCACCTGCACactcccatgtacttcttccttggCCACCTCTCCTTTGTAGACATCTGCTATTCCTCCAACATCACTCCCAATATGCTGCATGATTTCCTCTCAGAGGACAAGACCATTTCCTATGCCGGGTGCTTCACTCAGTGTCTCCTCTTCATTGCTCTGGTGATCACTGAGCTTTACCTCCTTGCTTCCATGGCCCTggaccgctatgtggccatctgcagCCCTCTGCATTACAGCTCCAGGATGTCCAGGAACGTCTGCATCTCCCTGGTCACCGTCCCTTATGTGTCTGGCTCCATTCATGGGCTGTCTCAGGCACTGCTGACTTTCCACCTGTCCTTCTGTGGCTCCCTGGAGATCAACCACTTCTACTGTGCAGACCCTCCCCTGCTCCTGCTGGCCTGCTCTGACACCCACGTCAAGAAGATGGCCATGTTTGTGGTGGCTGGCTTCACTCTCTCCAGCTCTCTCTCAGTCATTCTCCTGTCCTACCTCTTCATTGTTGCAGCCATCCTGAGGATCCGTTCTGCTGAAGGCAGGCGCAAAGCCTTCTCCACTTGTGGCTCCCACCTGACGACAGTCACCATATTTTATGGGACACTTTTCTGCATGTACTTAAGGCCCCCCTCAGAGAACTCCATAGAACAGTCCAAAGTCATTGCCGTTTTTTACACTTTCTTGAGCCCAATACTGAACCCGCTGATCTATAGCCTCAGGAACAAGGATGTCATCCGTGCCATGAGAGGTGTGATCAAGGGAAATTTCTTTCAGAAAATGGCACTTTAG